A genome region from Populus alba chromosome 3, ASM523922v2, whole genome shotgun sequence includes the following:
- the LOC118031042 gene encoding uncharacterized protein, translating into MVQKLGYHPPPPTHFLWWCAAILCALITTAVIIAGIIVFVGYLVIHPRVPVISVVDAHLLHFSYDGAGILVTQINIVVRSKNDNMKAHASFSNFNLELFFDGIRIAVLSTAAPYEVRKNSSVDFNYDYTSDPIPLNPEQMDDVDAYLKEDEVRFDLKGGVKARWKVGVLGSVGFLCQLNCQLHFHPSNGSYISRRCTSKAK; encoded by the coding sequence ATGGTCCAGAAATTAGGATATCATCCCCCTCCCCCAACCCATTTTCTATGGTGGTGCGCTGCCATCTTATGTGCCCTCATTACAACTGCAGTAATCATAGCCGGCATCATCGTCTTCGTTGGCTACTTGGTAATCCACCCAAGAGTTCCGGTCATCAGCGTTGTCGACGCTCATCTCCTTCATTTCAGCTATGACGGAGCAGGGATACTTGTGACGCAAATAAACATCGTGGTAAGGTCCAAGAATGACAACATGAAGGCTCATGCTAGCTTCTCAAATTTCAATCTTGAACTGTTCTTCGATGGGATTAGAATAGCAGTGCTGTCAACTGCGGCTCCCTATGAAGTAAGAAAGAACAGTTCtgttgattttaattatgaCTACACCTCGGATCCCATACCATTGAATCCCGAGCAAATGGACGATGTTGATGCATACCTCAAAGAGGATGAGGTACGCTTCGATTTGAAAGGAGGTGTAAAAGCTCGCTGGAAAGTCGGGGTTCTTGGATCAGTTGGGTTCTTGTGTCAGTTGAATTGTCAGCTACATTTTCATCCATCAAATGGGAGCTACATATCCAGACGGTGCACCTCCAAGGCTaaatga